CCTCCAATTATTTGTAATAAATCTATATACAAAAGAACTTTTACCTTAGAATATCTTAAGAAATTTAGAACATTAAATAAACTGTTAGTGAAAAAATTACAAATATTGTTTTACTATATTAGAATTAAGTATAGAAATGATTTATCAAAAAATGAAAGAATGATTTTGAAGTTAAGTATAATGTCGGATATTCAATATGAACTTACAAAAAGTAATTTTTTACAACAATGACTTGACCATGCATTTGAATATCATTTTTCAAATAAAAAAGTCGTAGATAATATTTTAGATTCAAAAAAAATTTATTATAAAAGACCTAAGAAAATTTCTAAACTTTATAATTCATTTAAACTCAAAAATTTAAATTGAGTTTTTAATAAAACTTATCCAAATACAAAAGAGTTTTTGGATAAATATTTTGATTATGCTGAAAATTTTAAACAAAATAAAGAAGAATATATAAACGGTAATTTTTATTTTTGATATGATTCAGTATCATATTTAAAAAATACTTTGAGTTCAACAAGTATATCAATAAAAAAAGAAAACAAAAAATATGATAATCTTGATATTCAGATGCATTCAAGAACCATATATCCAACCGACAAAGAAAATGGATTGTTTCTAATTTTTTTGCAATACTTTACTTTTGAAGTAGAAAGAGATTAATATGAAATTAAATAGAGATATATGAAAATTTAATGATGTAGTAAAAACTTTGACGGTTGAAGAAAAAGACTTTACTAAAAAAATAAATTATTATTTCAATGATCTTAAAAAATTATTTTTAAATTCCGGCATTCATTTAAAAAAGGTTGGTGATTTTTCATATAACTCTTACAAAAAGATTAATAAAGTTTTCAATTTAGATTTGGTGGCTGTTAAGTATGTTACTAAATCATCTATTAAGTTCTCTGGGTTTCAAAATTTAATTTTGGAAATATCTAAAAAATATAATGGACTTCCTGAAATACATACCGATAAAAATTATATTAACTTAATTTTTAATTATAAAAACACGAAAATAAATTTTAGAATAATTCCCTTAATTGCTAAAAATATTGATAATGAAATTCAATGCAGAGTAAATAGAAATGGAATCATTCAAGAAGACTTGGTTTTAAATTTGACAAATGATTTTAAAAAAGCTAACAAATTAAGTTCTGGATTATTGGTTTCTATAAAAAGAATAATAAATTACATAATGAATGGAGAATTTAATTATTCGTATGATATTGATTTTATATTGTTGAGATGATTTTATGAATATGTTTCAAAAACAATTGATGAATTTATTTTAGAGAGATATATAAAAAGAGATTTGGAAATGAATGTAAAACAATTCATGGAAGATGAAAATTTGAGAAAATGAATTAAGAAGAATGTAAGTTTCTTTGATCTTGTAAGTTTTATATTTTTAAAAGTCGATTCTACGAATACTTATTACTTTAATCAATTTAACTTTGAATTTGAAGAAATGTTTGATGGAATATCAAGGTACTCATTAAATACAAATTCAAACTTCAAACTACCAATTGATTATTTATCTGAAATTAAATTATTTGACACTGATTTAATTGAAGATAAAATATATATTCAAAGCAATATTTCAAATGAGAATGGCTTATCTGGTGTATCTTGAGAAAAATTTAAAAATGAAGGAAACAGATACATAGTTTCTCCTGTTATGAGAAGTGGTGTTGCAAATTTTGCTATGTTTCAAAAGTGACTAACAGCAAAGTCAAATGAACTTTATATGAAGTTAAATGATGATCTCAAGGCAGAAATTAAATCAACTAAACAAAGAGAAGCTATGGGTGAATTAAACGAAATAGCAAATGAATGGTTAACTAAATATAATCTTAAGTTGAAATATATTCAACCATATTTTGATAAAAAATACCCATTTGCTTCGAATTATGAAATCGATCAATTAGCTTCTTTAATAATTCAAACAGTTGATAAAATTGACTTTAAACAATGAATAATAAAAAATGATAATTAGTAATAATTATCATTTTTCTTCTTCTACACTTGAATTTTTTAATATTTCAGTACGTTTTTTAACATAGTCTTTTTCAACTTTACCAATGTGGTGGTACAAGTCACGACTGGCTTTAATTCTTAGTTTTTTAAGTTCTTCATCACAGAAAACTCAAGTTAATCAAACAATGTGGAAATGTCTTAAATACTTAATTTCTCTTTCGTCATACATTTCATTACTTAAAGCTTGCGCTTCTCTTTGAGCAAAATCAACTCATTTTTGAGGATTAATGTTTTCATTGTATGCTTCTTTTGCCAAGGCTTGGTAAGATAAAGCCTTTTTAACAATGATATCTTCTAGAGATTGTAAAGTATTAGCAATTTCTGCAACTATTGCTTGATCGAATTCATCATAAGAATTAAATTGGTGTTTTGAAAGATAAAACATTTTCGTACTTAAGTTACTTACCGGATTACCGCCGCTACCTAAGTGTTCTTTTTCAGAAATAATTTTAAATTCTGTTTCAATTTCTTTATAAAACTCTGATTTAATACGCATAGTCTCACCTGAATTCCTTTATTATTGGTATTATTATACCACAATTTTTTTAAAAATTAATAGTGTAGAGCCATTGGGTTATGTGTAATAATAAATATATATTGTGTCTTTGGAGGTGTTAAAATGAATACAAAATCAGGAATTTTATTAGTAAACAAACCTGAAGGAATAACTTCAAATGATCTAATTCAACAAGTAAAAAGAAAATTAAAAGTTAAAAAGATTGGTCATGCAGGAACACTTGACCCTTTAGCGACTGGATTAATGGTTGTTTTAATAAACCAAGCTACAAAAATATCTAACTATTTATTAAGTAGTGATAAGAGTTATGTAGTTACAATGAAGTTGTTTGTCCAAACAGATTCTCAAGATATTACAGGAAATATCGTAGAAGAAGAAGACTATAGAAAAATCTCAAAAAGTACTATTAAAGAAGTTGTGGATAAATATAATGGATATATTTATGATCAGTACCCACCAATTTATTCTGCTGTTAAAATTGATGGTAAGAAACTTTATGAATATGCAAGAAAAGATCAAGAAGTAGTAATAAAGCCAAGAAAAGTTACTATTAAAGAGTGTGAGCTTTTAGATTTTAACCAGAAAAATGGAACAATAAAACTTAAGGTGCGTTCAAGTAAGGGTACATATATTAGAAGTTTAGTTTCTGATATTGCAAAAGATCTAGAGACAATAGCTACAGTTTCCCAACTAGAAAGAATTAGTTCTGGTGGATTCTTAATCGAAGATTCAAAAACAATCGAAGAAATAGATGAATCCAATTTAATAGATATGTATGATGCATTAATGGTAAATGAACATCCTCTAGTTGAATATCATAGAGTTAGAGATATAAAACAAGGTAAAGCCATTACATTGACAGGAATTAATTACCCCATAGTTTTTATAATTAATGATAAAAAAGAAGTTATTGCAATTTACAAACATATAGCACACGATTTATATAAATGCCAAAGAGGGTTGTGAGATGAAATACCATTTGATCAGTTAACTGAGGCTGAAAGGAATGGATACTATGATTAAAATAGAAACATTTCTGAATGAAAATGAATCTTTTAACTTTGAAGAAAGTGTTGTTTGTATAGGTTTTTTTGATGGAATTCATAAAATGCATGATAAAATTATTTCTAAAGCAAAAAGTATTTCTGAAAATGAAAATTTAAATTGAAATATAATAACATTTACAGAAAAAGTCTCAGATTTTTTAAATAAAACAAATAATAATATTCAGTTAAAAGAAAATAAATATCTTCAATTTAAAAATAAATATAATCCTAATTTTTTAATTGAAATACAAGTTAATAAAGAAACAATTACAAAAAGTGCAGAATACTTTTGTGATTTTTTGAAAACAAATCTTAAAGTTAAAAAAATTGTTGTTGGTGATGATTTTAGATTTGGATATAAAGGAACGGGAGATGTTCAACTACTTAGAAGTTTTTTTGGCGAAGAAAATGTAATTCTCTTTAAAAGAGTTAAAGAAATTTCTACTTCCTTGGTTAGAGAAAATATAATTAGTGGAAACATCGAAGAGATAAAAAGAATATTGGATAGAAATATTTTTGTAACATTCAAAAAAATTGAAGATAAAAAATTTTCTATTATTGATTTTAATTTAAATTTAGCAAATGGCTTATATGAAATAAAAATGGATTCAGAAATTCAAGAAATAGAAATTTTGGAAAACAAAACAGAATTTAATATAGGAAAAGATGTTGTAACTGTTGAAGTATTAAGACGTGTAATGTAATCATAAAAAATTAGATTAAAGATATGTGAAATAAAAAAATAGATAGAAGAGTTAAAATGTTTGAAAATTTAGAAAGAAAAATAAATAATTTAATTGAAAAAAATCTTTATCCAGGAATGGTTGTAAAAATAGATCAAGACGGAAAAGAGATTTTTCATAAAGCTTTTGGTTTTAATGATATTAAAAAGAAAATAAAAATGGAAAAGGATACAATATTTCCTATATATTCAACAACAAAATTAATAACTGTAGTTGGAGCATTTCTTTTAATTCAAGAAGGTAATTTGAATATTGATGAAAGTGTATCAAAATTTTATCCTAAATTTAATAATGATATAACAATTAGAAATTTAATGAATATGACTTCTGGTGTTACATATAATTGAAATGCAGAAGAAAATAAAAGTGCAATTATTAGTATAGAGAAATTAATTGAAGAAGATAGTTTAACAATACATGAAATAATTGATAAATTGAGTGATATACCAACCAAGATAATTCCTGGAAGTGAATGAGTTTATGGGATGAACACAGATATACTTGGTGGTATTATTGAAAAGGTAAGTAATTTAAAATTATCTGACTACTTAAGAGAAAAAATATTCACACCTTTAAAAATGTTTGATACAGATTTCAAAATAAATGATTTGAAAAGAAAGGCTATAAAACACAATCTTTTTGTTAATAATGAAGAAAATATTTTGATTCCTTCATATGATTTTCATTGGCTAATGCCTGAAAAATTGGATGAAGTACCAAATTGTTGTTTAGGAGGATCGGGTGTTTTTAGTACAGCGAAAGACTATAATAAATTTTTAAATTTCTTACTTGATGGAAAAATTGATGGTAAAGTTGTACTGGAAAAAAAATACTTAAATGAGATAACTTCAAACCAAATAAGTCATTTAAAAGATGCTAAAGTTTGAGATTTTAATTCAGACTATTCTTATGGATATAGTGTTAGAGTAAGAACAAAAAATGAGTTGTATCCACTAACGGAGATTGGCGAATGGGGATGAGACGGAATTTTAGGTAATTCAACCCTTGTAGATCCTTTAAGAAAGTTAACCATGACTTTAATGGTCTCTGTTTTTCCTGCGAATAATATTTTAATTCAAACAGAGATATTTGAAGCTTTATATAAAGATTTTAGTTTGTAAGAAATTAAAATTTTTATATAATTGTATTATCTATTTTTGTTATTAGTATAATTGGACCTATACTTCCTTTAACTATTTATAGTTATTTTTCTAAAAGCATTAAAAATTATAATATAGCAATAATTATTTAATGCATATTATGAATGGTATTATATGAATTATCATGAAGAATATAATTATGAAAATTTATCAAAATTTTTGCAATCAACTTTTCCTAACTTTAAAAATAAAAGTAACGAATATATTAAACAATTATTTGTTGAAACTTTTATTAGTCACAGAATATAATTTGCAAATAAAATTATTAGTAGATTTTATTTTGGTATTCACAATTACCCAAATAAAGATTATATTGCCCATTATGCTATATATGATTCTTACAAAAGTAATTATCAAAAACTGGGTAATGGTTATTATCATCATAAATATTTAAAAAAATGATTGATGGGATGATTCATTAGTTTCAGTTTTTAATATTTTAATTTGAACAATGATTGATAAAGTTGATAGAATAGGAACTATTGACTATATTAAAGAAAACTTCACTTATTTTTATTTTCCAGATGCTAAAGTAAATTATTTTTTTTGAGAATCCAATTTATTCAAAACATACGACTTTAGATTGAATATTAGATTATTTTTCAACAAGTAATTGATCAAATAATATGCGCTATAAATATAAATAAGAAAATTTTAATGTTGATGAAATAGAAAATAGATTTAAAATAAAATTAGAATTTTGATTGCAACATATCAATAATAATTTAGAATTACAAACAAAATATGGGATTTCATCAAAATTTATGGATGGTACTATATTTTGTTTTGAAATAAATTTTGGTGATTAATATTTTTTTCCAAATGAAAAAACTAGTTATGTAATAAAAGAAGATTATGATAAATTTGAAAAAAAAATGAATACAATAATATATCCACCATCTTGAGTAAAACCAGAACTCCCATTCTTTTAATGTGAAAGAAATGGTAATTATTATAATTTACAATTTATTATGACTTCTGCATTCATATAAACTATTTGTGCACAAATGCAGATTAATTTATTAACAGTAAGGGAGTTATTTGATAATGCATTGGGATGTATTTCACAAGAATATGATAAATATTCTAATGCCGAAAAAAAATTTGTGTTGAATGCATTAACTGAAGCTGCATATAGTTTATTCGGTTGGGGAGGATTAGCAGAAATGATACACCATTATCTGCCATATAATGAACGTTCCAATTATTTTTTAGAAATTTTTTATAGTGCAGAAGAGGGTGTTAATAACATTGGTTTTGTAGATTGAAATGAGCCTTTATAAAATAGAGATTTTTATAAATACCAAATACTGCTTGTGCATATTATAAAAATTTATTAGAATTACAAATAAGGGTTTTGGATTTACTTACAATTTTTATTTTAAATTGTATTCTTTTTGATAAAAACACAAGAAAATTATTATTTTAATAAAAAAATATATTCATTAAATTGACTTTATTATTTACGTCAAAACGTCTTTAATTTATTACAACAAGATTTTAAAAAAATAAAATAAATATGTTTTTTTTGCTATAATTTTTAAGTATTGATGTTTTTACGTTGAATTGATCATCCCTGAATCAATTCTTTGTTAAAACCTTTTCAATCAAGAATTAAAGGGGGATTTAGAAATGGTTTCTAAAGCACAAATTGAAAATATCGTAAAAGAATATGGTTCAAATGCAAGTGATACTGGTAAAGCAGAAGTTCAAATTGCAATTTTAACTCAAGATATTCAAAACTTAACAGAGCACTTAAATTTACATAAAAAAGATATTACTTCTAGAAGAAGTTTATTGAAAAAAGTTGCTCAAAGAAGACACTTATTAAACTTCTTGTTTAAAAAAGATGTTGAAAGATACAAAGCAATTATCGAAAAATTAAAAATTAGAAAATAAAAGGTTTTTAACTTTTTATTTTTTTTAAGTTAAGAGTAATGACACTAGATAACTTTGATAAAATAATGTATAATAAAATCATATTTTGGTACAAAAAATAAATTTATATCAAAATTTAATATTGTTTATTAGAAAGACGGTGTTACATATGGCAACTGCAACAAAAAAACCAGCAGCAAAATCTACAACAAAAAAACCAGATAAAACTGCTGTTAAAAAAGCTGCTTCAAACAAAAAAAGAGCAGAACACATTCAAACAAGAAAGAAAGCAACCGATCCAAAACCTGAAAAAATTGTTAACAAATTAATTAAGTTAACTGATGGACAGGAAAAATTTATTTGAGAAAAGGCTGACCCAGTATCAGCAACTAATGCTTCAATCTATAGACAAGACGTGGCTGGAGCTATCATGAAAATTAGTGAATACGGACAAGCTTCAGAGTTTGGATGAGTTTACAGTTTAATTGATCCAGAAGGAGAAACTGATGACGTAAACAACGTTATTGCTTTACACTGAATGAACGGAAAAGTTAAACGTAAAACTGATGAAAATTGAACAGCTGTTGTTACAGGTGGAAGAGACCAAACAGGTTTATTCAATCAAAAGAAAGATACAAAAATCGCTGGTACTCAATTATCAAAAACTAGAAAAACAGTTTTATTCCAACCTTCAAAAGTTGAACCTAAAAAAGTTAATGTTCAAATTAGAACTGCAACTGGAAAAAAATAATAAAAAAACCCTATACTATGTAGGGTTTTTTTATTATATAATATTAATGTCCTTCGGGACGCCAAGAATATTTGTTATTCTTTATGTTTGCGTGAGATATTAAAGACCGCTCAATAAATAAGTATTTCCTTTCTCATGCATTTGATAGCGGGTGGGAATATTTTTTTTTGTCTTTTTTTAGGAAGAAGGTTGATTATGAACAAAATAATAGTAATAGTTGGACCTACTGCTAGTGGTAAAACTGATTTATCTATAAAAATAGCAAAAGAATTTAATGGTGAATGCATTAACTCAGATTCTACTCAAATCTTTAAAGGAACAGATATAGC
This genomic interval from Spiroplasma monobiae MQ-1 contains the following:
- a CDS encoding serine hydrolase domain-containing protein, encoding MFENLERKINNLIEKNLYPGMVVKIDQDGKEIFHKAFGFNDIKKKIKMEKDTIFPIYSTTKLITVVGAFLLIQEGNLNIDESVSKFYPKFNNDITIRNLMNMTSGVTYNWNAEENKSAIISIEKLIEEDSLTIHEIIDKLSDIPTKIIPGSEWVYGMNTDILGGIIEKVSNLKLSDYLREKIFTPLKMFDTDFKINDLKRKAIKHNLFVNNEENILIPSYDFHWLMPEKLDEVPNCCLGGSGVFSTAKDYNKFLNFLLDGKIDGKVVLEKKYLNEITSNQISHLKDAKVWDFNSDYSYGYSVRVRTKNELYPLTEIGEWGWDGILGNSTLVDPLRKLTMTLMVSVFPANNILIQTEIFEALYKDFSL
- the truB gene encoding tRNA pseudouridine(55) synthase TruB, which translates into the protein MNTKSGILLVNKPEGITSNDLIQQVKRKLKVKKIGHAGTLDPLATGLMVVLINQATKISNYLLSSDKSYVVTMKLFVQTDSQDITGNIVEEEDYRKISKSTIKEVVDKYNGYIYDQYPPIYSAVKIDGKKLYEYARKDQEVVIKPRKVTIKECELLDFNQKNGTIKLKVRSSKGTYIRSLVSDIAKDLETIATVSQLERISSGGFLIEDSKTIEEIDESNLIDMYDALMVNEHPLVEYHRVRDIKQGKAITLTGINYPIVFIINDKKEVIAIYKHIAHDLYKCQRGLWDEIPFDQLTEAERNGYYD
- the rpsO gene encoding 30S ribosomal protein S15; protein product: MVSKAQIENIVKEYGSNASDTGKAEVQIAILTQDIQNLTEHLNLHKKDITSRRSLLKKVAQRRHLLNFLFKKDVERYKAIIEKLKIRK